One part of the Mya arenaria isolate MELC-2E11 chromosome 3, ASM2691426v1 genome encodes these proteins:
- the LOC128227996 gene encoding uncharacterized protein LOC128227996 isoform X1, with product MDRLCEYIAPVWAQQLGNIPKQRIQLANVPTPIHEWLLPGIPNDFHVSIKRDDMTGSTLLGSKVRKLEFQMADCLAQGSKHVVTYGSLHSNHCRVVATCARELGLQPHLFFRTDVEDPYTIGCEGNLLIDRLCSAKFYLAPKKSPYLTCLKPRMDKLAKHISSETGERCYIIPLISANIIDFWGYIHLFDELVMQGALEQFDDVIVAIASGMTAFGLAIGNFLTGSKLRIHGMSMCDDTYHFHYPNCQKILDTLGLNVRAEDILDIIDGHKGRGYDISTQEELDYIVSVASSTGIMLDPVYTGKAAIGLQRELNNNQDMFKGNRILFLHTGGVFGLYDGRMNDTLKGKRSSTDQIFGWKNLEDFPSQS from the exons CTAGCAAACGTACCAACTCCAATCCACGAATGGCTTCTCCCGGGAATCCCAAATGATTTCCACGTTTCCATTAAGAGGGACGACATGACTGGCAGCACCCTCTTGGGCAGCAAG GTTCGCAAGTTGGAGTTTCAGATGGCAGACTGTCTGGCTCAGGGGAGCAAGCACGTTGTAACGTACGGCAGCCTGCATTCCAACCATTGTCGTGTTGTTGCCACGTGCGCACGGGAACTTGGACTTCAACCTCATCTATTTTTTCGCACAGATGTTGAG GACCCATACACGATAGGTTGCGAGGGTAATTTACTCATTGACAGACTGTGTTCCGCCAAGTTCTACCTTGCCCCAAAGAAGTCACCGTATCTGACATGTCTGAAACCGCGCATGGACAAACTTGCGAAACACATAAG TTCGGAGACCGGCGAACGGTGTTATATAATCCCGTTGATCAGTGCTAATATCATTGACTTCTGGGGTTATATTCACTTGTTCGATGAGCTTGTGATGCAGGGGGCCCTCGAACAGTTTGATGACGTCATAGTTGCGATCGCAAGTGGAATGACTGCTTTTGGGCTCGCCATTGGCAACTTCTTAACTGGCTCCAAACTTAG GATCCACGGGATGTCAATGTGTGATGACACCTACCATTTCCACTACCCGAACTGCCAGAAAATACTGGACACACTGGGACTGAACGTGCGTGCCGAAGATATTCTTGACATCATTGACGGACACAAGGGGCGGGGCTACGATATCTCTACACAGGAGGAACTCG ACTATATTGTGTCGGTAGCAAGCAGTACGGGAATTATGCTAGATCCGGTGTACACGGGGAAAGCGGCAATAGGACTGCAACGGGAACTGAATAACAACCAAGACATGTTCAAAGGAAACAGAATACTTTTTTTACACACTG GTGGTGTGTTCGGACTCTACGATGGCAGAATGAACGATACCTTAAAAGGAAAACGAAGCTCGACTGATCAAATATTTGGGTGGAAAAACTTGGAGGATTTCCCCTCACAAAGTTAA
- the LOC128227996 gene encoding uncharacterized protein LOC128227996 isoform X2 yields the protein MTGSTLLGSKVRKLEFQMADCLAQGSKHVVTYGSLHSNHCRVVATCARELGLQPHLFFRTDVEDPYTIGCEGNLLIDRLCSAKFYLAPKKSPYLTCLKPRMDKLAKHISSETGERCYIIPLISANIIDFWGYIHLFDELVMQGALEQFDDVIVAIASGMTAFGLAIGNFLTGSKLRIHGMSMCDDTYHFHYPNCQKILDTLGLNVRAEDILDIIDGHKGRGYDISTQEELDYIVSVASSTGIMLDPVYTGKAAIGLQRELNNNQDMFKGNRILFLHTGGVFGLYDGRMNDTLKGKRSSTDQIFGWKNLEDFPSQS from the exons ATGACTGGCAGCACCCTCTTGGGCAGCAAG GTTCGCAAGTTGGAGTTTCAGATGGCAGACTGTCTGGCTCAGGGGAGCAAGCACGTTGTAACGTACGGCAGCCTGCATTCCAACCATTGTCGTGTTGTTGCCACGTGCGCACGGGAACTTGGACTTCAACCTCATCTATTTTTTCGCACAGATGTTGAG GACCCATACACGATAGGTTGCGAGGGTAATTTACTCATTGACAGACTGTGTTCCGCCAAGTTCTACCTTGCCCCAAAGAAGTCACCGTATCTGACATGTCTGAAACCGCGCATGGACAAACTTGCGAAACACATAAG TTCGGAGACCGGCGAACGGTGTTATATAATCCCGTTGATCAGTGCTAATATCATTGACTTCTGGGGTTATATTCACTTGTTCGATGAGCTTGTGATGCAGGGGGCCCTCGAACAGTTTGATGACGTCATAGTTGCGATCGCAAGTGGAATGACTGCTTTTGGGCTCGCCATTGGCAACTTCTTAACTGGCTCCAAACTTAG GATCCACGGGATGTCAATGTGTGATGACACCTACCATTTCCACTACCCGAACTGCCAGAAAATACTGGACACACTGGGACTGAACGTGCGTGCCGAAGATATTCTTGACATCATTGACGGACACAAGGGGCGGGGCTACGATATCTCTACACAGGAGGAACTCG ACTATATTGTGTCGGTAGCAAGCAGTACGGGAATTATGCTAGATCCGGTGTACACGGGGAAAGCGGCAATAGGACTGCAACGGGAACTGAATAACAACCAAGACATGTTCAAAGGAAACAGAATACTTTTTTTACACACTG GTGGTGTGTTCGGACTCTACGATGGCAGAATGAACGATACCTTAAAAGGAAAACGAAGCTCGACTGATCAAATATTTGGGTGGAAAAACTTGGAGGATTTCCCCTCACAAAGTTAA